ggaatcaattaaatcaatctcggttatcatttggaattttctacaaattatattagttacatcatttagtCTATACAcggttatattattattttgtataatgtgcattatgattattatattacgggtaatcataaaaaataatattttaatatagtcataaaaaataatcatagataagataatagataaatagaagaatcaaatcaaaagttatcgttttcttttcttacagcaagagcagcacagtcaagttattctttttaaaattatggctgtagtgaacttacagtctgttaatagtgacgataatcatgcaaatcaactgaatgctgcagtaaggtacacagtagaaagatgatgaatgaacaaaaattcacattctcatttcttattctaaacaaactgcaaatcacgGATATCGTATAATATAGACTAttcacgcgccgttcgttgaacagaggatcttcggagcatatccgtggaatcgagttaaaatttgaggcacaatattcaaaatctgctcttctgttttgaaaaatcgtggcaaggggttgtgggcaactgcctttagcacacaatgtttgcttggttttcctgagaaaccagagctagtctgtaaattctttactaccgcgagaagcgtttcacatctcgtagcctaaaacaatcagtatACGTAACAGCGGTAAGGGTGTGCAACTCCGGCACATatccaataagtcgatttcacacgtcacaattctcgggattttcgaagggtttttcctccgattcgttattaggtagacctgtgtttggctaaCTATATCTCAgtttctagtgggtcaatctccttgattctttttttagaacatcagtcaatacctcaagataaataataaagcataataatattatgctttctctattcttcaaCTAGCTCAttgaaattttccattggcaatgtgccagaacTTTTATTATCATAGAATCAtctcctcatgatatgaagtatgaaagttacagttgttggACAAAGTTGTAGaacctttacggttgtttttatttttctcttaatttatttcaactacacaaaacacttctctgatgatatgtagtttgaaagttataatgggaaatgttgttatatgttgaatacaaatcaattttctgtccaaaaactttttcattactagggcaatgccgggtagcacagctagtataatctataataagagtgatgtTTGTATGTCCATCAGAAGCCAGAGTTAAAAATTAGGATAAAATATTGCTCTCAATGGGGCTCCTACTCAAGAGATTCAGCTTGATATAGTGACACACAGACATTTGCCCAATCGACTTCCTTCGGGCGTTTCAGAATAATTTCACAGATAGGATGAGAGATGTTATTCTCTGCGTTTAttgacacacctgatgatctcttacggaATACCTGACCAACTAGTGATTATAATTTCAAACTTCAGAACTGTTAATGAGAAGAGTTGTCTCACCTTTTCATGCCAAGTAAGAAGATTGGCTTGTACTGCCTCTTTAGGTAGCTCAAAGCCTCTGTAGATGTACTTGGCCAGGATATCCTGAGCTGGCTGATCAAGCTGGTTGATTGCCCCCTCCATCTCCGATGCACGGATCGCTGACAGCACCCTTAGCACCAGAGAAGCACACCTGTCCtgttaaaacaacaaaaatgatttATTACCAAAACTTACGGTTCTTCCAACCATCGGAAGATTTAACCATATCATGATTTTCCAACCACAAATTTTTTGCTCAGGAATAAAACAAATGCCATCGAATGGCACAGAACTTTGAGCTGTTTTGTATTGCAACCCACACTGACCAATAAGAGATCTGGCACTAATTACTACAAGGTATGATACATGTCAGTTGCTcgaaaaaaaatgataaaatacaccatTGAAAACAAAaggaatatataatatatatatatcatatatatattatatatacatgtatataacaaatatatatgcaCCTAAACTGGATGTATTATTATAACATCAAGTCTATCGAGAATGATCATCAACTTCCTAGACAGTAAAAGTTAGTTAATTTCCATTGGTTGGTTTGGGGATGTGTGCATCCTTCAATCCTCCTTGTAGATATTGTGAGTATATATGATACATACTTATGCTACAGACTGCTACAGCTGTTTCAGCTTTAGAAGCCttatcagtgcagctcagagctgacaagggagacaaatcccaaTGCGCGTTGACTTCCCGCCATTAAACAGGACAGAGAGTCAActcctaaagcctggttcccatatatgtcgcaaagcaccggcgacagcaccacaggctattagcggtgaaatgggaacctacgtcCCGGGTACTGCTGAGGACCGCCAGGAaatgccggcggcatcgcaatagtttcgcgctgctcaaatttcgcaaaagaccgcaggcaaaaccttccagAAATGCATTGTatgggtgaaggtcaccattataggaacggcgtGGCTAGCgagcattttatttgattagacgattatgtttagcgatgcagcttatatgtgaacatatgccgccgagcctaacgccgcaaacgttttgctgcgcaagttaccgcgtGAGTACCGCAATCGATATGGTAACCAAGCTTTATATTATGTACTTTGATGCGCgcaacatatatattttacatgtgTTTGTAGCATACGATACacatatataatgcatatgATATACATATGGTACACACGTATCTCGTATATGATACGCATACAATATAtacttacagtatatatattgtatacatcaAAGTAAATAGTGTTCCAGCCAGAACAAGCAAGAGCAATCAATGTAGCTACACATTGTACATTTCACTCTGAATGTCAGAAGATCAAACAAATGCCTCGTTTTTCCGTAGTTCTTTTTGTAATTGTCAGCCATGGTCATGTTAAAGAGACAACTCCAGACAACTCCAGACAGAGTATTATTAAAATACTGTGGCAGCTTAGCTATTTAAATGTTACAACCTAAAAATGTCTATGTCATAAAATGTGAGAAAAAGGTATTCCTTGACAGATAACATCACTGACATCTATTGATTAAAACTCTGTACCTTTCCCCTTCCTACCTGCCAGCAAAACCAAATCAGAGAAAACAGCTGACACCGTACCTGAAATTCAAACTTTGAATAAATATACACTGTTACTGTTGTAATAACCACAATGCGTAGAGTTGCTTACCTTGATTGCCTGATCTTTTGTGTTAAGAGGGGGGTTGCTCAGCACCACTTTTAATGCTTCTGCGTTTCGGTTTCTGGTTAAATGGTATTAAAGAGAATTACTTCAATTACCAACTATATCAACCTCAGAGTAAAACAAAAGTACTAATCAGTGACATAAAACTCAAGTCATAttctaatctttactataataagttaTTCTGAAGTCACGGCTGGTGGTTGGGATAAGATTGCATCTTATGGGATTTAAACTCATCCCACCCCGCGTTGTTGCCCGACACCCTGCACCAATCGGTCACCTTCCACAAGCTTAGaattattgtgcacatacttattctctgtgctctaTTGGC
Above is a genomic segment from Watersipora subatra chromosome 6, tzWatSuba1.1, whole genome shotgun sequence containing:
- the LOC137398553 gene encoding actin-related protein 2/3 complex subunit 5-like; translated protein: MSVNTGAKQFRKVDVDQYDAERFTEEHGDDPTAIGPNESEVNGLLAQNRNAEALKVVLSNPPLNTKDQAIKDRCASLVLRVLSAIRASEMEGAINQLDQPAQDILAKYIYRGFELPKEAVQANLLTWHEKLFAVGGYGCIVRVLTDRKKV